The Oncorhynchus mykiss isolate Arlee chromosome 28, USDA_OmykA_1.1, whole genome shotgun sequence genome includes a window with the following:
- the LOC118944862 gene encoding calponin-3-like yields the protein MTQFNKGPVYGLTAELRSKIAGKYDLQKEEELRFWIEEVTGMPIGENFQKGLKDGVILCELINKLQPGSIKKINHSKLNWHKLENLGNFIRAILKFGLCPNDIFEANDLFENGNMTQVQSTLLSLAGVAKTKGSNSNCDLGVKYADKRTRHFDEEKMKAGQCVIGLQMGTNKCASQSGMTAYGTRRHLYDPKSQTDKPYDQTTISLQMGTNKGASQAGMSAPGTRRDIYDQKSAGQTADSSTISLQMGTNKVASQKGMSSYGLGRQIYDPKYCTSSTEPTSPVTLGNNAGSHGNGSLGTGTNGSEISDSDYQAEYQYHHDDEEEYRGGYQQQYSGHYDEDQGIDY from the exons ATCGCAGGGAAGTATGACCTGCAGAAGGAGGAGGAGCTCCGGTTTTGGATTGAGGAAGTGACGGGCATGCCCATTGGAGAGAACTTCCAGAAGGGTCTTAAGGACGGAGTCATCCTCTGCGA GCTGATAAACAAACTGCAGCCTGGTTCCATCAAGAAAATCAACCACTCCAAACTCAACTGGCATAAG CTGGAAAATCTGGGGAATTTCATCCGAGCCATTCTGAAGTTTGGCCTTTGTCCCAACGACATCTTTGAGGCCAATGACCTGTTTGAGAATGGGAACATGACCCAGGTCCAGAGCACACTGCTGTCCCTGGCTGGTGTG GCGAAAACCAAAGGTTCAAACTCCAACTGTGACCTCGGTGTGAAGTATGCGGACAAGAGGACGCGCCATTTCGACGAGGAGAAAATGAAGGCTGGACAATGTGTCATTGGACTGCAG ATGGGGACAAATAAATGTGCCAGCCAGTCTGGTATGACAGCATACGGGACCAGGAGACACTTATACGACCCAAAGTCACAGACGGACAAGCCCTATGACCAGACTACCATCAGTCTGCAGATGGGAACCAACAAAGGAGCCAGCCAG gcTGGCATGTCGGCGCCGGGTACCCGCCGTGACATCTACGACCAGAAGTCGGcaggacagacagcagacagCTCCACCATCTCCCTGCAGATGGGCACCAACAAGGTGGCTTCCCAGAAGGGAATGAGCAGCTACGGCCTGGGCAGGCAGATCTACGACCCCAAGTACTGCACCTCCTCCACGGAGCCCACCTCTCCCGTTACCCTCGGCAACAATGCCGGTAGCCATGGCAATGGGAGCCTAGGAACGGGAACCAATGGATCGGAGATTAGTGACAGCGACTACCAGGCGGAGTACCAGTATCACCATGACGACGAAGAGGAGTACCGGGGTGGGTACCAACAGCAGTACAGCGGGCACTATGACGAGGACCAGGGCATCGACTATTAG